The following are encoded together in the Sphingomonas insulae genome:
- a CDS encoding formate/nitrite transporter family protein → MVTSNSASPDDHDDDDDLKAADAKDLHRTVREEGEEELRRPAMSLFWSGIAAGIAITVSLVTEAALHAALPETPWRELVVGLGYPVGFLVVILGRMQLFTESTITAMLPLVTRPSGWALARTLRLWGIVLTANLTGTAIAALALASGALGSDAIREAAVSISVGITELSAGRTFVNAIPAGFMIAILAWALPNARDQSVLVIVIFTYVLAIAGFSHSIVGSGEAFLLMFTGHTGVWQTLAGLIAPAVSGNLVGGAGVFALLAHAQVRGEMPQGDDS, encoded by the coding sequence ATGGTCACCTCCAATTCCGCTTCGCCCGACGATCACGACGACGATGACGATCTGAAGGCGGCCGACGCCAAGGATCTGCACCGCACGGTGCGCGAGGAGGGCGAGGAGGAACTGCGCCGGCCCGCCATGTCGCTGTTCTGGTCCGGCATCGCCGCCGGCATCGCGATCACCGTGTCGCTGGTGACCGAAGCGGCGCTGCATGCCGCCCTTCCCGAAACGCCATGGCGGGAACTGGTCGTCGGGCTCGGCTATCCGGTCGGGTTCCTGGTCGTCATCCTCGGGCGGATGCAGCTGTTCACCGAAAGCACCATTACCGCGATGCTGCCGCTGGTGACCCGGCCTTCCGGATGGGCGCTGGCCAGGACGCTGCGGCTGTGGGGGATCGTGCTGACTGCGAACCTGACGGGGACCGCGATAGCCGCACTCGCGCTGGCGAGCGGCGCACTGGGCAGCGACGCGATCCGGGAGGCGGCGGTGAGCATATCGGTCGGGATTACCGAATTGTCCGCCGGCCGCACGTTCGTCAACGCGATCCCCGCCGGCTTCATGATCGCCATCCTCGCCTGGGCGCTGCCCAATGCCCGCGACCAGAGCGTGCTGGTCATCGTCATCTTCACCTATGTCCTCGCTATCGCCGGCTTCAGTCATTCGATCGTCGGCTCGGGCGAGGCGTTCCTGCTCATGTTCACCGGCCATACCGGCGTGTGGCAGACGCTCGCCGGACTGATCGCGCCGGCGGTATCCGGCAATCTGGTGGGCGGTGCCGGTGTGTTCGCACTCCTCGCCCACGCGCAGGTCCGCGGCGAGATGCCGCAGGGAGACGACAGTTGA
- a CDS encoding phosphatase PAP2 family protein: MSKAKKAAKTVAAADRKATHDAARHRDATPVKAAGLLAEIADQPQLIAISAATIAAGLIGRRRDLVRGGARMLAAHLLATAAKSAIKHRFDRSRPGKALSDGHTRFERGDSDDHQLNSFPSGHTAGVVAVARAAAREIDSAAVPAALGAGAIAAIQPVAGNHYLSDVIVGGAIGWIAEAIVDAMLEHVPHLMEK, translated from the coding sequence TTGAGCAAGGCAAAGAAGGCGGCGAAGACGGTGGCCGCGGCCGACCGCAAGGCGACCCACGACGCCGCCCGCCACCGCGACGCCACGCCGGTCAAGGCCGCCGGCTTGCTGGCCGAGATCGCCGACCAGCCGCAGCTGATCGCGATATCCGCGGCGACCATCGCGGCCGGCCTGATCGGCCGCCGCCGCGACCTCGTCCGCGGCGGCGCGCGGATGCTCGCCGCGCACCTGCTCGCCACGGCGGCGAAGTCCGCAATCAAGCATCGGTTCGACCGATCGCGCCCGGGCAAGGCGCTGAGCGACGGGCATACCCGCTTCGAACGGGGCGACAGTGACGATCACCAGCTGAATTCATTCCCGTCCGGCCATACCGCCGGCGTGGTGGCGGTGGCCCGGGCGGCGGCGCGCGAGATCGACAGCGCCGCCGTGCCCGCCGCGCTCGGCGCCGGTGCCATCGCGGCGATCCAGCCGGTGGCGGGCAACCATTACCTGTCCGACGTCATCGTCGGCGGCGCGATCGGCTGGATCGCGGAAGCGATCGTCGATGCCATGCTGGAACACGTCCCGCATCTCATGGAAAAATGA
- a CDS encoding PilZ domain-containing protein codes for MPDTPDPDPDPDREKRNSVIVRAAVSFPGATPVERRVRNLSPSGACVEHDGELQVGAIVHLQMGSLSDLSAQVMWVTGRLAGLRFAAPIDLDEARKPRGVGVRPKAGWIAEINDAYRR; via the coding sequence ATGCCAGATACACCCGATCCCGATCCCGATCCCGATCGCGAGAAGCGCAACAGCGTCATCGTCCGCGCCGCCGTGTCGTTCCCCGGGGCAACGCCGGTGGAACGCCGCGTGCGCAATCTGTCGCCATCGGGCGCCTGCGTCGAACATGACGGCGAATTGCAGGTCGGGGCCATCGTCCACCTCCAGATGGGATCGCTCAGCGACCTGTCCGCGCAGGTGATGTGGGTGACGGGCCGCCTCGCCGGGCTGCGCTTCGCCGCGCCGATCGATCTGGATGAAGCACGCAAGCCGCGCGGGGTCGGGGTCAGGCCAAAGGCGGGATGGATCGCAGAGATCAACGACGCCTATCGTCGCTGA
- the metK gene encoding methionine adenosyltransferase produces MRSSYIFTSESVSEGHPDKVADQISDTIVDLFLSKDPEARIACETMTTTNLVVLAGEIRCKGVYENGAWADGALAEIEAAVRATVKRIGYEQSGFHWETFTFENNLHGQSAEIAMGVDEGSNKDEGAGDQGIMFGYATDETPGLMPATLYYSHKILETMAADRHSGKAPFLEPDAKSQVTLHYENGVPTRAVALVVSTQHKAGYCLQGENADPAKYDVLKDYVTGVLKSVLPEGFVTDQTKLYINPTGAFEIGGPDGDAGLTGRKIIVDTYGGAAPHGGGAFSGKDPTKVDRSAAYVARYLAKNVVAAGLAKRCTIQLSYAIGIAEPLSVYVDTHGTGTVDEAKLEQVLPQLVRLTPKGIRQHLKLNAPIYVKSAAYGHFGREPEGDLFTWERTDLVDELKAAIA; encoded by the coding sequence ATGCGCAGCAGCTACATCTTCACGTCCGAGTCCGTTTCCGAAGGTCATCCCGATAAGGTCGCCGACCAGATCAGCGACACCATCGTCGACCTGTTCCTGTCGAAAGACCCCGAGGCGCGAATCGCGTGCGAAACCATGACGACCACTAACCTGGTCGTCCTGGCGGGCGAGATCCGCTGCAAGGGCGTGTACGAGAACGGCGCCTGGGCCGATGGCGCGCTCGCCGAGATCGAGGCCGCGGTGCGCGCGACGGTGAAGCGCATCGGCTACGAACAGTCGGGCTTCCACTGGGAAACCTTCACCTTCGAAAACAATCTGCACGGCCAGTCGGCGGAAATCGCGATGGGCGTCGACGAAGGCTCGAACAAGGACGAGGGCGCGGGCGACCAGGGCATCATGTTCGGTTACGCGACCGACGAGACGCCCGGCCTGATGCCGGCGACGCTCTATTACAGCCACAAGATCCTCGAGACGATGGCGGCCGACCGTCATTCGGGCAAGGCGCCGTTCCTGGAGCCGGATGCCAAGAGCCAGGTGACGCTGCATTACGAAAATGGCGTGCCGACCCGGGCGGTCGCGCTGGTCGTATCGACCCAGCACAAGGCGGGGTACTGCCTGCAGGGCGAGAATGCCGATCCCGCCAAGTATGACGTGCTGAAGGATTACGTCACCGGCGTGCTGAAGAGCGTCCTGCCCGAGGGCTTCGTCACCGACCAGACCAAGCTGTACATCAATCCCACCGGCGCGTTCGAGATCGGCGGCCCCGACGGGGACGCCGGCCTGACCGGCCGCAAGATCATCGTCGACACCTACGGCGGCGCAGCCCCGCACGGCGGCGGCGCGTTCAGCGGCAAGGATCCGACCAAGGTCGATCGTTCCGCCGCCTATGTCGCGCGCTATCTCGCCAAGAACGTCGTTGCAGCCGGCCTGGCCAAGCGGTGCACGATCCAGCTGAGCTATGCGATCGGTATCGCCGAGCCGCTGTCGGTCTATGTCGATACGCATGGCACCGGCACCGTCGACGAGGCGAAGCTGGAGCAGGTGCTGCCCCAGCTCGTCCGCCTGACGCCCAAGGGCATTCGCCAGCACCTGAAGCTGAATGCGCCGATCTATGTGAAGTCCGCCGCCTACGGCCATTTCGGCCGCGAGCCTGAGGGCGACCTGTTCACCTGGGAACGGACCGATCTGGTCGACGAACTGAAGGCGGCGATCGCCTGA
- the lnt gene encoding apolipoprotein N-acyltransferase — MPAILSRRPALIALLLGALAATGFAPLQFWPLTLVGLAGLAALVHAAPTGRRAAWIGWSWGVGHFTVNNNWFQHAFDFQDKMPPVLGYFAAIGLALYLAVFPMLAAGIGWRFGRTRRPDPGFALIFAAAWIGSEYLRATVFTGYAWDPIGVVWLPVIGIARLSAWIGTYALSGVTVLMAASSLMLLQRRWRMPAALAALLVAAAVSALWTHAPAAAPDAPLVRVVQPNIGQDARGLDDQERMLAALARWSGTPGPRPRLVLWPEGVMRDYLESGYPRWIYDGQSPLFNRWRLAQRLGPRDILLTGHTPLRFDAAGDVVGASNSVFAIDARARIVGRYDKAHLVPYGEYLPMPWLMKPLGLARLVPGDIDFDDGPGPRTLAIPGFGAIGFQTCYEIIFSGQVVDEAHRPQMIFNPSTDAWFGRWGPPQHLAQARMRAIEEGLPIVRSTPTGISAVITADGTLLATVPHETAGAIEMAMPPALPPTLFSRLGNRAALIVAIAFMAAAIAIRRRAR, encoded by the coding sequence ATGCCTGCTATCCTTTCCCGTCGTCCCGCGCTGATCGCGCTGCTGCTCGGTGCGCTGGCCGCGACCGGTTTCGCGCCGTTGCAATTCTGGCCGCTGACCCTCGTGGGGCTCGCCGGCCTCGCCGCGCTGGTCCATGCCGCCCCGACCGGACGCCGTGCCGCATGGATCGGCTGGAGCTGGGGCGTCGGCCATTTCACGGTCAACAACAACTGGTTCCAGCACGCCTTCGACTTCCAGGACAAGATGCCGCCGGTCCTCGGCTATTTCGCCGCGATCGGACTGGCGTTGTACCTGGCGGTGTTCCCGATGCTGGCGGCGGGGATCGGATGGCGGTTCGGACGGACCCGGCGGCCCGACCCTGGCTTTGCGCTGATCTTTGCAGCGGCGTGGATCGGCAGCGAATACCTGCGCGCGACCGTGTTCACCGGTTATGCCTGGGACCCGATCGGCGTCGTCTGGCTGCCGGTGATCGGCATCGCACGACTGTCGGCATGGATCGGCACCTATGCGCTGTCCGGCGTGACCGTGCTGATGGCGGCATCGTCGCTGATGCTGCTCCAGCGGCGCTGGCGGATGCCCGCGGCGCTTGCCGCGCTGCTGGTGGCGGCGGCCGTGTCCGCGCTGTGGACGCACGCGCCCGCCGCCGCCCCGGATGCGCCGCTGGTACGCGTGGTGCAGCCGAACATCGGGCAGGATGCCCGCGGCCTGGACGATCAGGAGCGGATGCTCGCGGCGCTGGCGCGCTGGTCCGGCACGCCGGGGCCGCGCCCGCGACTGGTGCTGTGGCCCGAGGGGGTGATGCGCGATTATTTGGAGAGCGGGTATCCGCGCTGGATCTACGACGGGCAGAGCCCGCTGTTCAACCGGTGGCGGCTGGCGCAACGGCTTGGCCCGCGCGACATCCTGCTGACCGGGCATACGCCGCTGCGCTTCGATGCCGCCGGCGATGTCGTCGGCGCCTCCAATTCCGTCTTCGCGATCGACGCGCGGGCGCGGATCGTCGGTCGTTACGACAAGGCCCATCTGGTCCCCTATGGCGAATATCTGCCGATGCCGTGGCTGATGAAGCCGCTGGGCCTTGCGCGGCTGGTGCCGGGGGACATCGACTTCGACGACGGTCCCGGCCCGCGGACGCTGGCGATCCCCGGGTTCGGCGCGATCGGTTTCCAGACCTGCTACGAGATCATCTTTTCGGGGCAGGTGGTGGACGAGGCGCATCGGCCGCAGATGATCTTCAACCCGTCGACCGATGCCTGGTTCGGGCGCTGGGGGCCGCCGCAGCACCTGGCGCAGGCACGGATGCGCGCGATCGAGGAGGGGTTGCCGATCGTCCGTTCGACGCCGACCGGCATTTCCGCGGTCATCACCGCCGACGGTACCCTGCTCGCCACGGTCCCGCACGAAACGGCGGGCGCGATCGAGATGGCCATGCCGCCCGCCCTGCCGCCGACGCTGTTCAGCCGGCTGGGCAACCGGGCGGCACTGATCGTCGCAATCGCCTTCATGGCCGCTGCGATTGCCATCCGCCGTCGTGCGCGTTAG
- a CDS encoding VOC family protein, with protein sequence MTLRPFHLAFPVHDLAAARAFYGGTLGCREGRSSDHWIDFDLFGHQIVAHLDPAARVVAVENAVDGHDVPVPHFGVVLTMADWQALSGRVAAAGVRFGIAPHIRFQGQAGEQATMFFYDPSGNALEFKAFADDAMLFATTKDPA encoded by the coding sequence ATGACGCTTCGCCCCTTCCACCTTGCCTTCCCGGTCCATGACCTCGCCGCGGCGCGCGCGTTCTACGGCGGCACGCTGGGCTGCCGCGAAGGCCGGTCGAGCGATCACTGGATCGATTTCGACCTGTTCGGCCATCAGATCGTCGCGCACCTCGATCCCGCCGCCCGCGTGGTCGCGGTGGAGAATGCGGTGGATGGCCATGACGTACCCGTGCCGCATTTCGGCGTCGTCCTCACCATGGCCGACTGGCAGGCCCTCAGCGGACGTGTGGCGGCCGCAGGCGTCCGCTTCGGCATCGCGCCGCACATCCGGTTTCAGGGTCAGGCCGGCGAACAGGCGACGATGTTTTTCTACGACCCCTCGGGCAACGCGCTGGAATTCAAGGCATTCGCCGACGATGCCATGCTGTTTGCGACGACAAAGGACCCCGCATGA
- a CDS encoding polyhydroxyalkanoic acid system family protein, whose protein sequence is MSAPIEINIPHQLGKQAVRDRLDGGIGKIGRMIPGGAQVDHRWDADTMHFTVQAMGQSIGCRATVSDTNVHAIVDLPGFLGLFAGKIRDVIQQEAPKLLK, encoded by the coding sequence ATGAGCGCCCCGATCGAAATCAACATTCCCCACCAGCTCGGCAAGCAGGCCGTGCGCGACCGCCTCGATGGCGGCATCGGCAAGATCGGCCGGATGATCCCCGGCGGCGCGCAGGTCGATCATCGCTGGGACGCGGACACGATGCATTTCACCGTGCAGGCGATGGGTCAGTCGATCGGTTGCCGTGCGACGGTATCGGACACCAACGTCCATGCGATCGTCGACCTCCCCGGCTTCCTCGGCCTGTTCGCCGGCAAGATCCGCGACGTGATCCAGCAGGAGGCGCCCAAGCTGTTGAAATAA
- a CDS encoding response regulator transcription factor: MSTPRRLLIIEDDASFARTLGRSFERRGYAVTTLSGPDGLEARVAAFRPDHAVVDLRLGGASGLTCVAALHGLDAAMKIVVLTGFASIATAVEAIKLGATNYLTKPANTDDIEAAFARVDGDAGATIVPAPPTSIKTLEWEHIHQTLADVDFNISEAARRLGMHRRTLARKLDKRHMG, encoded by the coding sequence ATGAGCACGCCGCGACGACTGTTGATCATCGAGGACGATGCCAGTTTCGCCCGCACGCTGGGCCGTTCGTTCGAGCGGCGCGGCTATGCGGTGACGACGCTGTCGGGACCCGATGGGCTGGAGGCGCGGGTGGCGGCCTTTCGTCCGGACCATGCGGTCGTCGACCTGCGGCTGGGCGGCGCATCGGGCCTGACCTGCGTCGCGGCATTGCACGGGCTGGACGCGGCAATGAAGATCGTCGTGCTGACGGGGTTCGCCAGCATCGCCACTGCGGTCGAGGCGATCAAGCTGGGTGCGACCAACTATCTGACCAAGCCCGCCAACACCGACGATATCGAGGCGGCCTTCGCACGGGTCGACGGCGATGCCGGCGCGACGATCGTGCCGGCGCCGCCGACATCGATAAAGACGCTGGAATGGGAGCATATCCACCAGACGCTGGCGGACGTCGACTTCAACATCTCGGAGGCCGCGCGGCGGCTGGGCATGCACCGGCGGACGCTCGCGCGGAAACTCGACAAACGCCATATGGGGTGA
- a CDS encoding ATP-binding protein: MASTTPRLPPPAPEDAAARNMRQLVLLRWLAVGGQLATILTVHYGFGIHLPIAPMGVVLAALVMLNVMTWLGHPHWPVTNFQLFGALACDVVALTVQLHLSGGAANPFVSLYLLQVVMGAVLLHAWSSWALVGLTATAFALVALISPPLNLPAWLATSLSPAYVLGLWCNFVLAAVLIVLFVTRIAANLRSRDAHLAGMRQRAAEEDHIVRMGLLASGAAHELGTPLSSISVLLGDWKGEPAIRREPRLAAEVDEMQAEVMRCKAIVSGILFAAGEVTGEAPERTTLRRFLAGIVAAWPGSLTFADRLGEDRPIVADRALGQALTNLLDNAAEAGASAIVLTAEIAEATLVLTVRDDGSGFPAEVLAALGRPYNSSKDRRGAGLGLFLATNVLRTLGGTLQARNPASGGAETMLRLPLASLALGERA, encoded by the coding sequence ATGGCCAGTACCACACCCCGCCTGCCGCCGCCCGCACCCGAAGATGCCGCGGCGCGCAACATGCGCCAGCTGGTGCTGCTGCGCTGGCTGGCGGTCGGTGGCCAGCTGGCGACGATCCTGACCGTCCATTACGGGTTCGGCATCCACCTGCCGATCGCGCCAATGGGGGTGGTGCTGGCGGCGCTGGTCATGCTCAACGTCATGACCTGGCTGGGGCATCCGCATTGGCCGGTCACCAATTTCCAGCTGTTCGGCGCGCTCGCCTGCGATGTCGTCGCGCTGACGGTGCAGCTGCACCTGAGCGGCGGGGCGGCCAATCCGTTCGTCTCGCTCTACCTGTTGCAGGTGGTGATGGGTGCGGTGCTGCTGCATGCCTGGTCGAGCTGGGCGCTGGTCGGGTTGACCGCCACCGCCTTTGCCCTGGTCGCGCTGATCAGTCCGCCGCTCAATCTGCCGGCATGGCTCGCGACCAGCCTGTCGCCCGCCTATGTGCTGGGCCTGTGGTGCAATTTCGTGCTGGCGGCGGTGCTGATCGTGCTGTTCGTCACGCGCATCGCCGCCAATTTGCGCAGCCGCGATGCGCACCTCGCCGGGATGCGCCAGCGCGCCGCGGAGGAGGATCATATCGTCCGCATGGGGTTGCTGGCGAGCGGGGCTGCACACGAACTGGGGACGCCGCTGTCGTCGATCTCGGTCCTGCTCGGCGACTGGAAGGGCGAACCGGCAATCCGGCGCGAACCGCGGCTGGCGGCGGAGGTGGACGAGATGCAGGCCGAGGTGATGCGCTGCAAGGCGATCGTGTCCGGCATCCTGTTCGCGGCGGGCGAAGTGACGGGCGAGGCGCCGGAGCGGACGACGCTGCGCCGGTTCCTGGCGGGTATTGTCGCGGCGTGGCCGGGCAGCCTGACGTTCGCGGATCGGCTGGGCGAGGATCGACCGATCGTGGCGGATCGGGCGTTGGGGCAGGCGCTGACCAACCTGCTCGACAATGCGGCGGAGGCGGGGGCTTCCGCTATCGTGCTGACCGCCGAGATTGCGGAGGCGACGCTGGTGCTGACGGTGCGGGACGATGGCAGCGGGTTTCCGGCCGAGGTGCTCGCCGCGCTGGGGCGGCCCTATAACAGCAGCAAGGACCGGCGCGGTGCCGGGTTGGGGCTGTTCCTGGCCACCAACGTGCTGCGGACGCTGGGCGGGACATTGCAGGCGCGCAATCCGGCATCGGGCGGGGCGGAGACGATGCTGCGGCTGCCGCTTGCCAGCCTGGCGCTGGGGGAGCGGGCATGA
- the wrbA gene encoding NAD(P)H:quinone oxidoreductase: protein MTKVLVLYYSSYGHIEKMADAVAEGARAGGAEVDIRRVAETAPDEVVKAAHFKTDTAHPLIEGPDALAGYDAIVVGAPTRYGRMPAQMASFWDTTGGLWMRGGLVGKVGGAFTSTASQHGGQETTLFSIITNLLHHGMTIVGLDYGFQGQMGVEEVRGGSPYGATTIAGGDGSRQPHDEELAGARYQGKRIAETAAKLK from the coding sequence ATGACCAAGGTTCTGGTGCTGTATTATTCCTCGTACGGCCACATCGAGAAAATGGCGGACGCCGTCGCCGAGGGCGCGCGCGCCGGCGGTGCCGAGGTCGACATCCGCCGTGTCGCCGAAACCGCGCCGGACGAGGTAGTCAAGGCGGCGCACTTCAAGACCGACACCGCGCACCCGCTGATCGAGGGGCCGGACGCCCTGGCCGGTTACGATGCGATCGTCGTCGGCGCGCCGACCCGATACGGCCGCATGCCTGCCCAGATGGCGAGCTTCTGGGACACCACCGGCGGTCTGTGGATGCGCGGCGGTCTGGTCGGCAAGGTCGGCGGTGCCTTCACCTCCACCGCCAGCCAGCATGGCGGCCAGGAAACGACCCTGTTCTCGATCATCACCAACCTGCTGCACCATGGCATGACGATCGTCGGTCTGGACTACGGTTTTCAGGGCCAGATGGGCGTCGAGGAGGTCCGCGGCGGTTCGCCGTATGGCGCGACGACGATCGCGGGCGGGGATGGTTCGCGCCAGCCGCATGACGAGGAACTGGCGGGCGCCCGCTATCAGGGCAAGCGCATCGCAGAGACGGCGGCGAAGCTGAAGTAG
- a CDS encoding LysR family transcriptional regulator, with translation MRLPDLEAWAIFAAVVEQRSFSGAADSIGLSKATVSKAITRLEAHIGQSLFNRTSRRLALTEAGKPLAEHAARILAQARAAEEAARDAASAPTGRVRLAAPMSFGISNVAPLLATFLSAHPGVEIDLHCSDARVDIVAEGFDVALRIGDLPDSSLRARRLGDIATHLVAAPAYLAEHGTPQHPSDLSRHRVLGYSNVLGPWRFQHPDGSEVSIKPEGPLSANSGEALLPALIAGLGIARLPGFIIGPHLVSGAVVPILEAWAPAPIGLHILTPPSALRPARVEALIAFLSATLRDPCAGHPVVVQA, from the coding sequence ATGCGACTACCCGACCTGGAAGCCTGGGCGATCTTCGCCGCCGTGGTCGAACAGCGTTCGTTCAGCGGCGCGGCGGATTCGATCGGGCTCAGCAAGGCGACCGTGTCGAAGGCGATCACCCGGCTTGAGGCGCATATCGGCCAGTCGCTGTTCAACCGCACCTCGCGCCGTCTGGCACTGACCGAAGCCGGCAAGCCGCTGGCGGAGCACGCCGCGCGCATCCTGGCACAGGCGCGCGCGGCGGAGGAAGCGGCGCGGGACGCCGCCAGCGCCCCGACCGGCCGGGTCCGCCTGGCGGCACCGATGAGCTTCGGGATCAGCAACGTCGCGCCCCTGCTCGCCACGTTCCTGTCGGCGCATCCCGGCGTGGAGATCGACCTGCATTGTTCGGACGCCCGCGTCGACATTGTCGCGGAGGGGTTCGACGTCGCGCTCAGGATCGGCGACCTGCCCGACAGCAGCCTGCGCGCGCGCCGCTTGGGCGACATCGCCACGCACCTCGTCGCCGCCCCCGCCTACCTGGCCGAGCACGGCACGCCGCAGCATCCATCCGATCTCTCGCGCCATCGCGTGCTCGGTTATTCGAACGTGCTGGGGCCATGGCGCTTCCAGCATCCCGATGGCAGCGAGGTCTCGATCAAGCCGGAGGGGCCGTTGAGCGCCAACAGCGGCGAGGCGCTGCTGCCTGCGCTGATCGCGGGATTGGGCATCGCCCGTCTGCCCGGATTCATCATCGGCCCGCACCTGGTGAGCGGTGCGGTGGTCCCGATTCTGGAGGCATGGGCGCCAGCCCCGATCGGCCTCCATATCCTGACCCCGCCGAGCGCGTTACGCCCGGCGCGGGTCGAGGCGCTGATCGCCTTCCTGTCGGCGACCCTGCGCGACCCCTGCGCCGGCCATCCGGTCGTCGTTCAGGCCTGA
- a CDS encoding SDR family NAD(P)-dependent oxidoreductase has protein sequence MTATAFITGATSGIGAAAVEEFVGAGWRVIATGRRADRLAALQQRLGADAVHTLAFDVADEAAVDAALAGLPTQWQDIDLLINNAGLALGTKPAQEASLDDWRTMIATNVTALVALTHRLLPGLVARRGAIINLSSVAATYPYTGGNVYGGTKAFVEQFSLGLRSDLHGKGVRVTSIEPGMVETEFTKVRTGGSQEASDALYKGADPMTAEDIAATMLWVATLPPHLNINRLELMPVSQSFAGFQVARDGQA, from the coding sequence ATGACAGCCACCGCCTTCATCACCGGCGCGACGTCGGGCATCGGCGCCGCCGCGGTCGAGGAATTCGTCGGTGCCGGATGGCGCGTGATCGCGACGGGTCGCCGCGCGGACCGGCTGGCGGCGTTGCAGCAGCGGCTGGGCGCGGATGCGGTCCACACGCTCGCGTTCGATGTCGCCGACGAAGCGGCGGTCGACGCCGCGCTGGCCGGGCTGCCGACGCAATGGCAGGATATCGACCTGCTCATCAACAACGCCGGCCTGGCCCTCGGCACCAAGCCGGCGCAGGAGGCAAGCCTGGACGATTGGCGGACGATGATCGCGACCAACGTCACGGCGCTGGTGGCGCTGACCCACCGCCTGTTGCCGGGGTTGGTCGCGCGCCGCGGGGCGATCATCAACCTGTCGTCGGTCGCGGCGACCTATCCGTACACGGGCGGCAACGTCTATGGCGGCACCAAGGCGTTCGTCGAGCAATTCTCGCTCGGCCTGCGGTCCGACCTGCACGGCAAGGGCGTCCGCGTCACCTCGATCGAGCCGGGCATGGTCGAGACGGAGTTCACCAAGGTGCGCACCGGTGGCAGCCAGGAGGCGTCCGACGCGCTCTACAAGGGCGCAGATCCGATGACGGCGGAGGATATCGCGGCGACGATGTTGTGGGTGGCGACGCTGCCGCCGCACCTCAACATCAACCGTCTGGAACTGATGCCGGTCAGCCAGTCGTTCGCCGGGTTTCAGGTGGCGCGCGACGGTCAGGCCTGA
- a CDS encoding 3-keto-disaccharide hydrolase, with translation MIAAYIVSPALALAAVQPQAGAKPEDTEVWQPVPPVVAVPAAPPAAAPSDAIVLFDGGSLDQWTSTKDKGPARWTVKDGMLTVRKGTGNIQTKRAFRNYQLHLEWRIPAGIVGEGQARGNSGLFLASTGDGDAGYELQILDSYRNKTYVNGQAGSIYKQSAPLANPTRAPGEWQSYDVIWTAPVFAADGRLTSPAYVTVLFNGVLVQDHYALKGETAYIGAPRYSAHGAAPIKLQDHGDPSAPISFRSIWVRELK, from the coding sequence ATGATCGCCGCATATATCGTCAGTCCCGCCCTCGCCCTCGCGGCCGTGCAGCCCCAGGCGGGTGCGAAACCCGAGGATACGGAGGTCTGGCAACCGGTGCCACCGGTCGTCGCCGTTCCCGCAGCGCCCCCGGCCGCAGCGCCATCGGACGCGATCGTGCTGTTCGACGGCGGTTCGCTGGACCAATGGACCAGCACGAAAGACAAGGGGCCGGCCCGCTGGACGGTGAAGGACGGCATGCTGACGGTGCGCAAGGGTACCGGCAACATCCAGACCAAGCGAGCCTTCCGCAATTATCAGCTGCATCTCGAATGGCGCATTCCGGCGGGGATCGTCGGCGAAGGTCAGGCGCGGGGCAACAGCGGGCTGTTCCTGGCATCCACCGGCGACGGCGATGCCGGATACGAGTTGCAGATCCTCGATAGCTATCGGAACAAGACCTACGTCAACGGTCAGGCGGGCAGCATCTACAAACAGTCCGCGCCGCTCGCCAATCCGACCCGGGCGCCGGGAGAATGGCAGAGTTACGACGTGATCTGGACCGCGCCGGTCTTCGCCGCCGATGGTAGGCTGACCAGCCCGGCCTATGTGACGGTGCTGTTCAACGGTGTGTTGGTCCAGGATCATTACGCGCTGAAGGGCGAGACCGCCTATATCGGCGCGCCGCGCTATAGCGCGCATGGCGCCGCCCCGATCAAGTTGCAGGATCATGGCGATCCGAGCGCGCCGATCAGCTTTCGTTCGATCTGGGTGCGCGAGTTGAAATGA